Genomic window (Desulfovibrio sp. X2):
CAAGCGGCAGGGCAACCACCGGCCCATCTTCTGGTACGAGATCGAGTATTCGCCCGAGGAGGCGGCCCTGCACCCCATGCCCGGCCGCGTGGAGACCGCGGTGCCCGTGCCCGTGGCGCTCTTCGCCAAGGACGGCATGGACCGCGAGCCCGAGGGCGAGGCGCTTCGGCCCTCGCACCTGGACGGGCGGCCCGACCTGCCGTTCCTGGAACTCTTCGGCGGACGCGGCAGGCGCCACGTGGTCCTGCCCTGGCGGCCGGACGGCGAGGTCTTCGAGGCCGAGATCGCCCAGGCCGTGGAGGGGCTGCGGCTCGCCGTGGAGACGGCCCTGCTCGCGGCCATGGACTCGGCCGAGGTGAACATCGAGCGCGAGGCGGCCATGAGCGAGGACACGGCCCGCCGCCTGGCAGGCTACGTGGCGCGCAGGAAGATGCTCGGCTGAACGGCCGAGAATCTTTTTCCAGGCGCAAGGCGCCGCATTGCAGGGATTTTTCGAAAAATACGAACAGGAGGCGTTGACGTCGGGCGCTTCGGACTTAATTGCTATACCAGAGACAGAGGGAATCCAGTTCGGCTCGGAAACATCCCGAACCAACCGGCAACCCGGCCGCGCACAGCCACGTCACCCGGTGCGCGGCCGGTTTCGTTTTTTCCGGCCGCCCGCCTCGCCTTCCCCGCCTTTCCCGCTTCCATCCGCCTCGAGCCCCGGCGCGAACCGTGCCGCAAAGCCCTTCACGTCGAACTTGCGCATGGCCCCGGCCAGGGTCATGGAGCGCACCGTGCCGTAGACCGGCCGCTCGCCCCAGGGACGGTCGTGCACCCCGCCCATGGACCAGGCCAGCCCCGCGTAGCCGTTGGCCTCGCGGCCGTCGAGCTGGTGGCGGTCGTTCAGCCGGATGCCGATGCGCAGCGCCTCGGCGGCGGAGGGCGTCCACTCCAGGATCTTCTTGGCCCAGTACATGCGCAGCCAGCCGTGCATGTGGCCCGTGTCCAGCATCTGGCGCTGGGCCGCGTTCCACAGGGGATCGTGCGTCTCCCCCCGCTCCAGCGCCTCCTCGTCGTAGAGGTGGGGCCGCGGGTCCGCCGCGTGCTTTTCGAGCGTTTGCCGCGCCCAGTCCGGAAAGCAGGAGGCGGAGTCGTAGTCCGGCGCGTGCAGGCAGAAGTTGTCCGCCAGCTCCCGGCGCACGACGAGCTCCTCGAGGAAGGAGTCCTTGGCCTCCTGCGGCGCCTCGGCCCGCGCCACGGCCAGGGCCGCGCGCTGCGCCGAGAGCATGCCGAAATGCAGCCACGGCGAGAGGCGCGAGGTCGCCTCGGCGTTCGGGTCGTTGCGCTCGGTGTAGCGGGAGAGGTCGGAGGCGATGAACCCGTCCAGGCGCGCGAGCCCCGCGTCCGTGCCCGGGGCGGCCCAGTCCACGGGCGCCACGCCGCGGTCCACCCCGCGGTTCCTGTCGAGCCCGGCCAGGGCGGCCGCGAAGTCCGGCTCGGGCAGGTGGGCGGCAAAGGGGACGGGATGGGGCCTGGGCTCCGGCAGGGGCGTCAGGAACTCGGGCAGCAGGCGGTGGATCTTGGGGCGGATGGTGCGGGCCATGTACTCGCGCTTGTCCGAGACCAGATAGGCCGGGCAGACGTTTCGCGAGTCCACCTCCCGCACGGGGCAGGAGAGCGCTTTCGCCGCCGCCGCGATCCACTGCCTTTTCAGGCGCAGGGAGTCGAAGTCCGTGACCACGGCCCGGGCGCCGTGGTCGCGCGCGAAGCGCACGATCTCGGCGGGCGGATCGCCACGCAGGAACGCGAAGGGGATGGACAGGGCGGCCAGCTCGCGCGCCGCGAGCGCGAGGCCGCGCAGGAGAAAGTCGTATTGCCGCAGGGCGGCCCCGAGAAAGCCGGGCGCCAGGCAGTAGGCCACGACCAGGGGGGCGTTCGCGGAAAGCGCCAGGGCCTGGGCGTGCGCGAGCCCCCAGTTGTCGCGGCAGCGGTGCTCGCGGTGCATCCAGTAGACGACCGGGCCCTCTCCCTTGGCTATTTCTCCCGACGTGCCGGCCTCGGCCCGCCCGCCCACGGCGAAGGCGCGACGCGCGGCGCTCGCGGCGGCCGCCTCGAAGGCCTCCGGGCCCCGGCTCACCGCTGCGGCTCCTCGCCGTCCAGCAGCTTGCCCATCATCATCGCGTCCACGTAGCGGCCGCGCACGAGGTAGGCGTGGCGCTCGAGCCCCTCGTCCAGATAGCCCGCGCGCAGGTACAGGGCGTGGGCCGCCTCGTTGGGCGCCATGAGCCGAAGCTCCAGGCGGTGCAGCATCCGCTCCTCGGCCCAGGCGTCCAGGCGGCGCAGCATGCCGAGCCCCACGCCGCGGCGCCTGGCCTCGGGCAGCACGCCCAGCCCGTTTATGCGCGCCGCGTGGGCGATGCCCCGCAGATGCCCGCCCAGGGCGAAGAGATAGCCCGTGAGCCGTCCGCCGTCCCCGTCCTCGGCCACGATCACGGTGCAGTTCTCCCGGCCCAGGAAGAGGCCGAGCCGCCGCGTCATGGCCGTGGCGTCCATGGTCAGCTCCTCGACCTCGGGCAGGAGCCAGTCCGTGGCCGATTCCACGCGGCGCACGAGTTCCACCATCGCCCCGGCGTCGTCGAGGCGTGCCTCGCGTACTCGCATACGGTTCCTCCAGGATGCAGACTAGCAGGAAAGCGCGGCGGGAAGAACCCCCGTCCGGGCGGCAGTCCCGGCCGGGACCTGGCTCAGCCTGTCGGGAAGAAGCCCGCCAGCCTGCGCGTGTCCTGGAACTCCCGCGCCTCGTTCGCGCGCAGCAGGGCCACGAGCCCGGCCGTGTCGCGCGGAGCCGGGCCCGGCAGGACGTTGGCGAAGCTGCCGATGCACGGGACGCGGTGG
Coding sequences:
- a CDS encoding deoxyribodipyrimidine photo-lyase is translated as MSRGPEAFEAAAASAARRAFAVGGRAEAGTSGEIAKGEGPVVYWMHREHRCRDNWGLAHAQALALSANAPLVVAYCLAPGFLGAALRQYDFLLRGLALAARELAALSIPFAFLRGDPPAEIVRFARDHGARAVVTDFDSLRLKRQWIAAAAKALSCPVREVDSRNVCPAYLVSDKREYMARTIRPKIHRLLPEFLTPLPEPRPHPVPFAAHLPEPDFAAALAGLDRNRGVDRGVAPVDWAAPGTDAGLARLDGFIASDLSRYTERNDPNAEATSRLSPWLHFGMLSAQRAALAVARAEAPQEAKDSFLEELVVRRELADNFCLHAPDYDSASCFPDWARQTLEKHAADPRPHLYDEEALERGETHDPLWNAAQRQMLDTGHMHGWLRMYWAKKILEWTPSAAEALRIGIRLNDRHQLDGREANGYAGLAWSMGGVHDRPWGERPVYGTVRSMTLAGAMRKFDVKGFAARFAPGLEADGSGKGGEGEAGGRKKRNRPRTG
- a CDS encoding GNAT family N-acetyltransferase, with the protein product MRVREARLDDAGAMVELVRRVESATDWLLPEVEELTMDATAMTRRLGLFLGRENCTVIVAEDGDGGRLTGYLFALGGHLRGIAHAARINGLGVLPEARRRGVGLGMLRRLDAWAEERMLHRLELRLMAPNEAAHALYLRAGYLDEGLERHAYLVRGRYVDAMMMGKLLDGEEPQR